In a genomic window of Streptococcus mitis NCTC 12261:
- the pnp gene encoding polyribonucleotide nucleotidyltransferase, translating to MTKQVFQTTFAGRELIVETGQVAKQANGSVVVRYGESTVLTAAVMSKKMATGDFFPLQVNYEEKMYAAGKFPGGFMKREGRPSTDATLTARLIDRPIRPMFAEGFRNEVQVINTVLSYDENASAPMAAMFGSSLALSISDIPFDGPIAGVQVGYVDGQIIINPTQEQAEQSLLELTVAGTKHAINMVESGAKELSEEIMLEALLKGHEAVKELIAFQEEIVAAVGKEKAEVELLHVDAELQAEIIAAYNSDLQKAVQVEEKLAREAATQAVKDQVTVVYEEKYADHEEFDRIMRDVAEILEQMEHAEVRRLITEDKVRPDGRKVDEIRPLDAVVDFLPRVHGSGLFTRGQTQALSVLTLAPMGETQIIDGLDPEYKKRFMHHYNFPQYSVGETGRYGAPGRREIGHGALGERALAQVLPSLEEFPYAIRLVAEVLESNGSSSQASICAGTLALMAGGVPIKAPVAGIAMGLISDGNNYTVLTDIQGLEDHFGDMDFKVAGTRDGITALQMDIKIQGITAEILTEALAQAKKARFEILDVIEATIPEVRPELAPTAPKIDTIKIDVDKIKIVIGKGGETIDKIIAETGVKIDIDEEGNVSIYSSDQDAINRAKEIIAGLVREAKVDEVYRAKVVRIEKFGAFVNLFDKTDALVHISEMAWTRTNNVEDLVAIGDEVDVKIIKIDEKGRVDASMKALLPRPPKPERDEKGEKSERPHRPRHNKDHKPKKEFTETPKDSE from the coding sequence ATGACAAAACAAGTGTTTCAAACGACTTTTGCGGGTCGTGAGTTAATTGTAGAGACTGGTCAGGTTGCTAAGCAAGCAAATGGCTCTGTTGTTGTACGTTATGGTGAGTCAACTGTCTTGACTGCTGCCGTTATGTCTAAGAAGATGGCAACTGGGGATTTCTTCCCACTTCAAGTCAACTATGAAGAAAAAATGTATGCGGCTGGGAAGTTTCCTGGTGGCTTTATGAAACGTGAAGGGCGTCCTTCAACGGATGCGACATTGACAGCGCGTTTGATTGACCGTCCAATCCGTCCTATGTTTGCGGAAGGTTTCCGTAATGAAGTACAAGTCATCAACACAGTTCTTTCTTATGATGAAAATGCCTCAGCACCAATGGCAGCTATGTTTGGTTCATCCTTGGCGCTTTCTATTTCAGATATTCCATTTGACGGACCAATTGCTGGGGTACAAGTGGGATATGTAGATGGCCAAATCATCATCAACCCTACGCAAGAACAAGCAGAGCAATCGCTCCTTGAATTGACAGTAGCTGGTACCAAACACGCCATCAACATGGTAGAGTCTGGTGCTAAAGAATTGTCAGAAGAAATCATGTTGGAAGCTCTCCTTAAAGGGCACGAAGCAGTCAAAGAATTGATTGCCTTCCAAGAAGAAATCGTTGCAGCAGTTGGTAAGGAAAAAGCAGAAGTAGAATTGCTTCATGTGGACGCTGAATTGCAAGCTGAAATCATCGCAGCCTACAACAGCGACCTCCAAAAAGCGGTTCAAGTTGAAGAAAAATTGGCTCGTGAAGCTGCAACTCAAGCAGTTAAGGACCAAGTTACTGTTGTGTATGAAGAAAAATATGCAGACCACGAAGAATTTGATCGTATCATGCGTGATGTGGCTGAAATCTTGGAACAAATGGAACACGCAGAAGTGCGTCGTTTGATCACAGAAGACAAGGTACGTCCTGACGGTCGTAAGGTTGATGAAATCCGTCCTTTGGATGCGGTTGTTGACTTCCTTCCTCGTGTGCACGGTTCAGGTCTCTTCACTCGTGGACAAACTCAGGCTCTTTCAGTCTTGACCTTGGCTCCGATGGGTGAAACTCAAATCATTGATGGTTTGGATCCAGAGTACAAGAAACGCTTTATGCACCACTATAACTTCCCACAATACTCTGTTGGGGAAACTGGTCGTTACGGTGCGCCAGGTCGTCGTGAAATCGGTCACGGTGCTCTTGGTGAGCGTGCACTTGCTCAAGTCTTGCCAAGTTTGGAAGAATTCCCATATGCTATCCGCTTGGTAGCTGAGGTCTTGGAATCAAATGGTTCTTCATCTCAAGCTTCTATCTGTGCGGGAACTCTTGCCCTTATGGCTGGTGGTGTGCCAATCAAGGCGCCAGTAGCAGGGATTGCCATGGGTCTCATCTCAGATGGAAACAACTATACAGTCTTGACAGATATCCAAGGTTTGGAAGACCACTTTGGAGATATGGACTTTAAGGTTGCAGGTACTCGTGACGGGATTACAGCCCTTCAAATGGATATCAAGATTCAAGGAATCACTGCAGAAATCTTGACTGAAGCACTTGCTCAAGCCAAGAAAGCGCGTTTTGAAATCCTTGATGTGATTGAAGCAACCATTCCAGAAGTTCGTCCAGAATTGGCTCCAACTGCTCCGAAAATTGATACCATCAAGATTGATGTGGACAAGATTAAGATTGTCATCGGTAAGGGTGGAGAAACCATCGACAAGATTATCGCCGAAACAGGCGTTAAGATTGATATCGACGAAGAAGGAAATGTGTCTATTTACTCTAGCGACCAAGATGCTATTAACCGTGCCAAAGAAATCATTGCTGGTTTAGTTCGTGAAGCCAAAGTGGACGAAGTTTACCGTGCTAAGGTTGTTCGTATCGAGAAATTTGGTGCCTTTGTCAATCTCTTTGATAAGACAGATGCCCTTGTTCATATCTCTGAGATGGCTTGGACGCGTACCAATAATGTCGAAGACTTGGTAGCAATCGGTGATGAAGTTGATGTTAAGATTATCAAGATTGATGAAAAAGGACGTGTGGATGCTTCTATGAAAGCCCTTCTTCCTCGTCCTCCAAAACCTGAACGTGATGAAAAAGGCGAAAAGTCTGAGAGACCTCACCGCCCACGTCATAACAAGGACCACAAACCTAAGAAAGAATTTACAGAAACACCAAAAGATTCAGAATAA
- a CDS encoding type II toxin-antitoxin system RelE/ParE family toxin, with the protein MHTIYFYKDKNGNEPVLDYMRELACRKSKDSRIKLNKLNDYIELLSQQGTRAGEPYMKHLEDEIWELRPLRDRILFVAWLDGSFVLLHHFVKKTQKTPRREIEKAKRELKDLKERGVSDEE; encoded by the coding sequence GTGCATACGATTTACTTCTATAAGGACAAAAATGGAAATGAGCCAGTCTTGGATTATATGAGAGAATTGGCCTGTCGTAAAAGTAAGGATAGCCGCATCAAACTCAATAAACTAAATGACTATATCGAGTTACTTAGTCAGCAAGGGACCAGAGCTGGGGAACCTTATATGAAACACTTGGAAGATGAGATATGGGAACTAAGACCTTTGAGAGATCGAATTTTATTTGTAGCGTGGCTTGATGGTAGTTTTGTTCTTTTACATCATTTTGTCAAAAAGACTCAGAAAACTCCTAGAAGAGAAATTGAAAAAGCCAAGCGTGAACTGAAGGACTTAAAAGAAAGAGGGGTAAGTGATGAAGAATAG
- the cysE gene encoding serine O-acetyltransferase, which produces MGWWRETIDIVKENDPAARTTLEVLLTYPGVKALAAHRLSHFLWKHGFKLLARMHSQFWRFWTQIEIHPGAQIDSGVFIDHGSGLVIGETAIVEKGVLLYHGVTLGGTGKDVGKRHPTVRKGALISAHAQVIGPVEIGENAKVGAAAVVVADVPSDVTVVGIPAKIVRVHGKKDEPVIHEVEEKREYYVNKLEQAKEASHRSSGL; this is translated from the coding sequence ATGGGATGGTGGCGCGAAACCATTGATATCGTAAAAGAAAATGATCCAGCGGCCCGCACCACTTTGGAGGTTTTGCTGACTTATCCAGGTGTCAAGGCCTTGGCGGCCCACCGTCTCTCGCATTTTCTCTGGAAGCATGGCTTCAAACTCCTGGCTCGTATGCACAGTCAGTTTTGGCGCTTTTGGACTCAGATTGAGATTCATCCAGGCGCACAGATTGATTCAGGTGTCTTTATCGACCACGGCTCTGGTCTGGTGATTGGGGAAACAGCGATCGTTGAAAAAGGTGTTCTCCTTTATCACGGAGTGACTCTTGGTGGGACTGGTAAGGATGTTGGCAAACGCCATCCGACCGTTCGAAAGGGAGCACTCATATCAGCCCATGCCCAAGTTATCGGACCAGTAGAAATCGGTGAAAATGCCAAGGTCGGTGCTGCAGCAGTTGTTGTAGCAGACGTACCTAGTGATGTGACGGTTGTCGGTATTCCTGCTAAGATTGTCCGTGTACATGGTAAAAAGGATGAGCCGGTCATTCACGAAGTCGAAGAAAAACGAGAGTACTACGTCAATAAACTCGAGCAGGCTAAAGAAGCCAGTCACAGATCGTCTGGGTTGTAG
- a CDS encoding TIGR02328 family protein produces MRLWHETLISQLPRPQLLGQHRECCALRGNGWGRKHATVDYVFTHSPYRLYAYHRLIMEEMADRGYNVSPEWLDKNYRGKTCPTYQELVEEKLTSPIYSEHDATYYEECLANLREKGIELE; encoded by the coding sequence ATGAGACTTTGGCATGAGACTTTGATTTCACAACTTCCCCGGCCTCAACTTTTGGGGCAACATCGAGAGTGTTGCGCCCTGCGTGGCAATGGTTGGGGCAGAAAGCATGCGACGGTGGATTATGTCTTTACCCACTCGCCCTATCGTCTCTATGCCTATCATCGCTTGATTATGGAGGAGATGGCTGACCGTGGCTACAATGTCAGTCCAGAGTGGTTGGATAAAAACTATCGTGGTAAGACCTGCCCTACTTATCAAGAATTAGTAGAGGAAAAGTTGACTAGTCCTATATACAGCGAACATGACGCAACCTACTATGAGGAGTGTCTGGCAAATCTCCGAGAGAAGGGGATAGAGCTGGAATAA
- the metF gene encoding methylenetetrahydrofolate reductase [NAD(P)H], translating into MSRQTPSLSFEVFPPNPAVGNDKIISALQDMQELAPHFISVTASNNKFNIKETTVRLADFIQNDLAIPTIAHLPAIYLTKDKVAETIADLDKVGVQKILALRGDIIPDVEPQKDFRYATDLIEFIKEQAPHFDIVGACYPEGHPDSPNQISDIQNLKKKVDAGCSSLVTQLFFDNERFYDFQDKCILAGIDVPIHAGIMPILNRNQALRLLKTCENIHLPRKFKAILDKYEHDPESLRAAGLAYAVDQIVDLVTQDVAGVHLYTMNNAETAKYIHQATHALFNHQSLG; encoded by the coding sequence ATGTCACGCCAAACACCGTCACTCTCATTTGAAGTGTTCCCTCCAAACCCAGCCGTGGGTAATGATAAAATTATTTCTGCTCTTCAAGATATGCAGGAGTTGGCTCCCCACTTTATCAGTGTGACTGCCAGCAATAATAAATTTAATATCAAGGAAACGACGGTCCGTTTGGCCGACTTTATCCAAAATGACTTGGCGATTCCGACTATTGCTCACTTGCCAGCCATCTATTTGACCAAGGACAAGGTTGCTGAAACCATTGCTGATTTGGACAAGGTTGGAGTGCAGAAAATTTTGGCTCTTCGTGGGGATATTATTCCAGATGTGGAACCACAAAAGGATTTCCGCTACGCAACTGACTTGATCGAGTTCATCAAGGAACAAGCCCCTCACTTTGATATTGTTGGTGCTTGTTATCCAGAAGGTCATCCAGATTCACCAAATCAGATTTCAGATATTCAAAATCTTAAGAAGAAAGTGGATGCAGGCTGTTCGAGCCTTGTAACTCAGCTTTTCTTTGATAATGAGCGCTTCTATGATTTCCAAGACAAGTGCATCTTGGCTGGGATTGATGTTCCCATTCATGCAGGGATTATGCCAATTCTGAATCGAAATCAGGCTCTCCGCCTCTTGAAGACTTGTGAGAATATCCATCTTCCACGCAAATTTAAAGCCATCTTAGACAAGTATGAGCATGACCCTGAGTCGCTCAGAGCAGCAGGACTTGCCTATGCAGTGGACCAAATCGTGGACTTGGTAACTCAGGATGTTGCCGGTGTGCATCTCTACACTATGAACAATGCTGAAACAGCAAAATATATCCACCAAGCAACCCATGCCTTGTTTAATCACCAGTCTCTAGGATAA
- a CDS encoding helix-turn-helix domain-containing protein, translating to MKNSAIGSNWKDVRSELFTKEEILESDMRVAIMSELIEARHEQGISQKKLEELSGVSQPVIARMETGKTSPQLDTVLKVLASLGKTLAVVPLEQRKS from the coding sequence ATGAAGAATAGTGCTATTGGGAGTAACTGGAAGGATGTCAGGTCAGAACTCTTTACCAAGGAGGAAATACTTGAAAGTGATATGCGAGTGGCTATCATGAGTGAGTTGATTGAAGCCAGACATGAGCAAGGAATCAGCCAGAAAAAGCTAGAGGAACTCAGTGGAGTGAGCCAGCCTGTCATAGCTAGGATGGAAACAGGAAAGACAAGTCCTCAGTTGGATACAGTCTTGAAAGTTTTAGCCAGTTTAGGAAAGACACTAGCAGTCGTCCCACTTGAACAGAGAAAGAGTTGA
- a CDS encoding YbgA family protein gives MGNNNQRALCQQLWARNKYLVLSHSSNIYNEIRQYLKQEVVEVSQVQEMIDRACQIPEHRGQVCNAFQHIWGYFKKKATDAERKDYMILLDRYRFGQASKEDVIAKTRDLLDCYPNTYLQHSTLLKGDSHETLA, from the coding sequence ATGGGAAACAACAACCAACGTGCCCTTTGCCAACAACTCTGGGCTAGAAACAAATACCTTGTCTTGAGCCATTCCAGCAATATTTACAATGAGATTCGCCAATATCTCAAGCAAGAAGTGGTGGAGGTGAGTCAGGTTCAAGAGATGATTGACCGAGCTTGTCAAATCCCAGAACATAGGGGTCAGGTTTGTAATGCCTTTCAGCATATTTGGGGCTATTTTAAAAAGAAAGCGACAGATGCTGAGCGCAAGGACTACATGATCCTGCTGGATCGCTACCGCTTTGGTCAGGCTTCCAAGGAAGATGTAATCGCTAAGACTCGAGACTTGCTTGATTGCTATCCAAATACCTACTTGCAACATTCGACTTTACTGAAAGGAGACTCCCATGAGACTTTGGCATGA
- the metE gene encoding 5-methyltetrahydropteroyltriglutamate--homocysteine S-methyltransferase has product MSTTIIGFPRLGEFRELKFTTEKYFRKEISEEELLAAAKDLRAKHWNIVKEKGITEIPSNDFSHYDNFLDAAFLFNVVPASVQNLDLSDLERYFALGRGYQGEKGDVRALPMKKWFNTNYHYIVPKFEKDTQVKLAGHKIFDEFQEAKELGLNTRPVLVGPFTFLQLSDFEEGVKAEDFVDSLVAAYQEVFAKLAELGATRIQLDEAALVKDLTAEEKALFLNLYNKLLADKKGLEVLLQTYFGDVRDVYADLVNLPVDAIGLDFVEGKKTLELVKGGFPADKTLYAGIVNGKNIWRNNYEKSLAVLEQIPAENIVLTSSCSLLHVPFTTANEEFEPAILNHFAFAVEKLDEIRDLDAIRNGQGEEALAANKELFATERVGENAELRARIAGLTDADYTRLPAFAEREAIQEEAFKLPALPTTTIGSFPQTKEVRAKRLAYRKGELSQEEYDAFLAETIDEWIKWQEDIDFDVLVHGEFERNDMVEYFGQNLSGYLFSKNGWVQSYGMRGVKPPIIWGDVTRLNPITVKWSSYAQSRTNKPVKGMLTGPVTILNWSFPREDISIKDSTLQIALAIKDEVLDLEAAGVKIIQIDEAALREKLPLRRSDWYEDYLDWAIPAFRLVHSTVAPDTQIHTHMCYSEFTDIIPAIDNMDADVISFEASRSNLEILDELKAKNFQTEVGPGVYDIHSPRVPNEGEIDNTIEAILAKVPSKKVWINPDCGLKTRGIPETKESLIRLVEAAKAAREKL; this is encoded by the coding sequence ATGTCAACTACAATCATCGGTTTCCCTCGTTTGGGAGAATTCCGCGAATTAAAATTTACAACTGAAAAATACTTTAGAAAAGAAATCTCAGAAGAAGAACTCTTGGCAGCAGCAAAAGACTTGCGTGCTAAACACTGGAACATTGTCAAAGAAAAAGGCATCACTGAAATTCCATCAAATGACTTCTCTCACTATGACAACTTCCTAGATGCAGCTTTCCTTTTCAATGTGGTACCTGCTTCAGTTCAAAACCTGGACTTGTCTGACCTTGAGCGCTACTTCGCTTTGGGTCGTGGTTACCAAGGAGAAAAAGGGGACGTTCGCGCCCTTCCAATGAAGAAATGGTTCAACACCAACTACCACTACATCGTTCCTAAGTTTGAAAAAGACACTCAAGTCAAACTTGCAGGTCACAAGATCTTCGATGAGTTCCAAGAAGCAAAAGAACTTGGATTGAACACTCGTCCAGTTCTTGTAGGTCCATTCACTTTCCTTCAATTGTCAGACTTTGAAGAAGGTGTGAAAGCAGAAGACTTCGTAGACAGCTTAGTGGCTGCTTACCAAGAAGTTTTTGCAAAATTGGCTGAACTTGGTGCAACTCGCATCCAATTGGATGAAGCGGCTCTTGTAAAAGACTTGACAGCTGAAGAAAAAGCTCTCTTCTTGAACCTTTACAATAAACTTTTGGCTGACAAAAAAGGTCTTGAAGTCTTGCTTCAAACTTACTTCGGAGATGTTCGTGACGTATACGCTGACCTTGTAAACTTGCCAGTAGATGCTATCGGTCTTGATTTCGTTGAAGGTAAGAAAACTCTTGAATTGGTTAAAGGTGGTTTCCCAGCTGATAAGACTCTTTATGCAGGTATTGTCAATGGTAAAAACATCTGGCGTAATAACTACGAAAAGAGCTTGGCTGTTCTTGAACAAATCCCAGCTGAAAACATTGTCTTGACAAGCTCATGCTCACTTCTTCATGTGCCATTTACAACAGCTAATGAAGAATTTGAACCAGCTATCTTGAACCACTTTGCCTTTGCAGTTGAAAAATTAGATGAGATCCGTGATTTGGATGCTATCCGCAATGGTCAAGGTGAAGAAGCACTTGCAGCCAACAAAGAACTCTTTGCGACTGAGCGTGTTGGTGAAAATGCGGAACTTCGTGCGCGTATCGCTGGCTTGACAGACGCAGACTACACTCGTTTGCCAGCCTTTGCAGAACGTGAAGCTATCCAAGAAGAAGCTTTCAAACTTCCAGCTCTTCCAACAACAACTATCGGTTCATTCCCTCAAACAAAAGAAGTTCGTGCTAAACGTTTGGCTTACCGTAAAGGTGAATTGTCTCAAGAAGAGTATGACGCTTTCCTTGCTGAAACAATTGACGAATGGATCAAATGGCAAGAAGATATCGACTTTGATGTCCTTGTTCACGGTGAATTTGAGCGTAATGACATGGTTGAGTACTTCGGTCAAAACTTGTCAGGTTACCTCTTCTCTAAAAATGGTTGGGTACAATCATACGGTATGCGCGGGGTGAAACCACCAATCATCTGGGGTGATGTAACTCGTCTTAACCCTATCACTGTTAAATGGTCTAGCTATGCACAAAGCCGTACAAACAAACCTGTTAAAGGTATGTTGACTGGACCAGTAACTATTCTCAACTGGTCATTCCCACGTGAAGACATCTCTATCAAGGATTCTACTCTTCAAATCGCTCTTGCTATCAAGGATGAAGTGCTTGACCTTGAAGCTGCTGGTGTGAAAATCATCCAAATCGATGAGGCTGCTCTTCGTGAGAAATTGCCGCTCCGTCGTAGCGACTGGTACGAAGACTACCTTGACTGGGCAATTCCTGCCTTCCGCTTGGTACACTCAACAGTAGCGCCAGACACACAAATCCACACTCACATGTGTTACTCAGAATTTACAGATATCATCCCAGCTATCGACAACATGGATGCAGATGTTATTTCCTTTGAAGCTAGCCGTTCAAACCTTGAAATCTTGGACGAACTCAAAGCGAAAAACTTCCAAACAGAAGTGGGACCTGGGGTTTACGATATCCACTCACCTCGTGTGCCAAATGAAGGCGAAATCGACAATACAATCGAAGCCATCCTTGCTAAAGTGCCGAGCAAGAAAGTTTGGATCAACCCTGACTGTGGTTTGAAAACACGTGGTATTCCAGAAACAAAAGAAAGCTTGATTCGCCTTGTTGAAGCAGCTAAAGCTGCGCGTGAGAAATTGTAA